AGGCGCCCGGACCTGCTCACCAGCATGGTCGGCTACTGGCAGCGGCACCCGTCGCTGTCCTACCTGTTCTCCGGGCGGTTCGTGGGCCCGACCAGTCAGGCGCCCCGGTTCGACGAGGGCCGTCCCGAGGCCGTCTACGAGATGGAGATCGCTCTCTCCGAGATCAGACGGCAGTGCGAGATCGCGGCCCTCGCCAAGGACGACGCCCGCCCGTGGATGGTCGACCGGGCGCTGCGCCACCTGCTGACCGACCTGGTCGGCAACACCCACCGCTCCGAGTTCTGCATCGACAAGCTGTACTCCCCCGACTCCAGCCGGGGTCGGCTCGGCCTGCTCGAGCTGCGCGGTTTCGAGATGCCCCCGCACCCGCAGATGGCGTTGGTGCAGGTGCTCCTGGTGCGCTCCCTGGTCGCGATGCTCTGGGAGCGCCCGCAGACCGATCCGCTCGTGCGCTGGGGCACCGCGCTGCACGACGAGTTCCTGCTCCCCCACGGCGCGACCGCCGACATCCGGGCCGTGGTCGCCGACCTCAACGCGCACGGCATCGAGTTCGAGACGTCCTGGCTCGACCCGTTCACCGAGTTCCGCTTCCCGCGGATCGGTGTCGCCCAGGCCGGTGGGGTCGAGCTCGAGCTGCGCGCCGGTATCGAGCCGTGGCTGGTCCTCGGGGAGGAGGCGACCTCCGGCGGCACCGCACGCTACGTCGACTCCTCGCTCGAGCGGCTCCAGGTCTCTGCTCGTGGATTCCAGCCCGGCCGGCACCTGATCACGTGTCAGGGTGTACCCGTGCCGATGACCCCGACGGGGACGGCGGGCGAGTTCTACGCCGGCGTCCGCTACCGCGCCTGGCAGCCGTGGTCCGCCCTGCACCCCTCGATCGAGGTGCACGTTCCCTTGCACTTCGACGTCGTGGACCTGGCGTCGGCGACGTCGCTGGGCGGAGCGACGTACCACGTCACCCATCCGGGCGGCCGTTCCTACGAGCAACCGCCGGTGAACGCGCAGTCAGCCGAGGCACGCCGTTCCAGCAGGTTCGAGGCTCGCGGGCACACCCCGGGCACGATCGACGTCGGAGCCCTGCGGGACGCCGCGCTGCGCGCCGCGAACCAGGAGTACCCGCGCACCCTGGACCTGAGGCGAGTCCCGACCAGGAGCTGCTCGTGACCGTCCTGCGCGACTACGCGGCTGCACTGTCGCAGCCGACGCTGACCGGGGCGGTGCTCCGCTACGACGAGGTGGTCGCCCCCGACGGCACGCTGCGCCCGAGCTGGAAGGGTCTGGCCGACCTCGCAGTCAGGCTGACCCCCGGTGACCTGGCACGGCTGGACAACGAGATCAGGCAGTTCCTCAACAACGACGGCGTCACCTACGCGCGGCCCGGTCAGGTCTCGGACGCCTGGCAGCTCGACCCGGTGCCGCTGGTCATCAGTGCCGCCGAGTGGGCCCCGCTCGAGGTCGGCCTCGCCCAACGGGCCGAGCTCCTGAACGCGATCCTGGTCGACCTGTACGGCGAGCAGACGCTCCTGCGCGAGGGCGTGGTGCCGGCGGAGGTGGTCTTCGGCCACTCCGGGTTCGTCCGGACGATGGCGCGCACCACCGGGACCGACTCGCGCCCCCTGGTCATCGCTGCCGCCGACCTCGGGCGCACCCAGGACGGGACCTGGACTGTGCTGTCGGACCGGGCCCAGGCACCGTCGGGGATCGGCTACGCGCTGGAGAACCGGCGCGTGATCTCCCAGGTCCTCCCCGAGCTCTACCGCGAAGCCGGCCTGCACCGGGTCCGACCGTTCCTCGACGCGTTCCGGTCGGCGCTGATCCAGACCGCGGACGTCGACGTGGTCGACCCGCGCATCGTGGTCCTGTCCCCCGGCACCCACTCCGAGACGTCCTACGACCAGGCGAACGTCGCGGCCAGCCTCGGCTTCCCCCTGGTCCGCGGCTCCGACCTGGTCGCGCGCCAGGGTCGGGTCTACCTGCGCGCCTACGGCGGCACGATGGAGCAGGTCGACGTGATCCTGCGCCGGGTCGACGCCTCCTGGAGCGACCCGCTGGAGCTGCGCGCGGACTCCCAGCTCGGCGTACCGGGTCTGTCCGAGGCGATCCGCCGGGGCACCGTCCGGATCGTCAACGGCCTCGGCGCCGGGGTTCTGGAGAACCCGGGCCTGCTGCCGTACCTGCCCGCGGCGAGCGAGGCGCTGCTCGGGGAGTCGCTGCGGTTGCCGACCGTCGCGACCTGGTGGTGCGGCGACGCTGACGGGCTGGCCCACGTGGTGCCCCGTCTCGGCGAGCTCGCGATCCGCGCGATCGACCGCCCGGGCACCGACCTGGCCGGACCGGACGCCGATCTGGACGAGGTACGTCGACGGGTCGTCGCCGAGCCGCACCGGTTCGTCGGCCAGCAGCGGCTGACGATGTCGCAGGCGCCCTCGTTCGGGGGCGCGTCGCTGGAGCCGCAGGCCCTGACGCTGCGGACCTTCACGCTGCGGTCCGGGTCGGCGTACCGACCGATGGTCGGGGGACTGGCCTCGACCCAGGACGTCCACCGGCTCCGGGCATCCAGCAAGGACGTCTGGATCCTCAAGGCGAACCCCGAGGAGGCCGACGCCGAGGTGCTCACCCTCGCCTCGGTGCAGGCGCGACCGGCCGTGGTTCCCCGTGCCCTCGACGACCTGTACTGGTTCGGCCGCTACCGCGCTCGCGCCGAGGACACCCTGCGGTTGCTGCTGGCCGCGCACTCGCTGAACGAGGACTTCAAGTCCCGGCCCTCCTCCACCGGCGGGCGGGCGAGCCGGGTGCTGCTCGATGCCCTCGCCGGGGTACCGGTGGACTCCACCGAGGTCGACCAGCGCCTCCGCACGATCCTGCTCGACACCAGCCGGCCGAGCACCGTGGCCCAGTCGTTCTCCGCGCTCCGCGACTGCGCGCAGAGCGTCCGCGACCAGCTCTCGCTCGACGTCTGGAAGGCGTTCGGCGCCTTCGACCGGGCATCGTGGGAGCTGGTCCGCCACGAGCACAGCTACCAGGTCTCCGAGAGCGCCGGCCGGATGCTCAACGCGACGCTTGCGCTGCACGGCGTCACGTCCAACATGGTGCGCGACGAGGGCTGGCGGATGATCCGCATCGGCGGCTGGCTCGAGCGCGCCATGCAGGTCGCCCAGCTGCTCCGCCTCGTCATCGTGCGCAACGGTCTCGACGTCGACCGGATGGTGCTCAACCAGGCGCTGCTCGCCGCGGACAGCGCCGTCACCCACCGGCGCCGGTACCGCGGCTACGTGCGCCCGCGGACGGTGCTCGACCTGCTGCTCTTCGACGACGAGAACCCGCGCTCGGTGGAGTTCGCTCTGACCGAGCTGCGGCGTCACCTCGGCGCGCTGAGGGCGTCGACCGGGTCGACCAGGCCCGAGCGGCTGCTCGAGGAGCTCATCGAGGAGTGCCGGACCGCGGACCTCACCTCGATGGTCGCCCTCGACGGCGAGACCCGCCCTTACCTGGTCAAGCACCTCGACCAGCTCAGCCGGCAGCTGGTCCGGCTGGCCGACTCGATCGCGAGCGTCCACTTCGAGACCGCGCCGCGGATGCGCCCGCTCGGCCCGATGGCACCCCCGGGTGGGCCGGCGGTGAGCACCCCGTGAAGTTCCGTGTCTGGCACCGGACGACGTACACCTACGACGAGCCGGTCACCGACAGCCTCGGCGTCGGCCACCTCACCCCTCGGGCGCTCCCGTGGCAGAACGTCGCCTCGCCCACCGTCACGATCGAGCCGGTGCCGGCCGACCTGACCCACGAGGTCGACTACTACGGCAACTCCACCACCTACTTCCAGGTGACCCAGCCGCACACCGAGCTCCGGGTCACCGCCAGCGCCGAGGTCGAGTCGCTGACACCGTTCTACGACGACCACGCACTCGCCCAGCCGTGGGAGGACGCCGTGCCGACCCGGCGGCGCGACGCACCCGAGGCCTGGCGGGCCGTCGACTTCGCGCTGGAGTCCAGCCAGGTCGCGCACACCGAGCGTGCCCGGGCGTACGCCGCGCAGTCGCTCACCCCCGGGCGACCCGTCGGCGAGGCGGTCACCGACCTGGTGCACCGGATCCACGTCGACTTCGCCTACGAGGTGGGGGCGACGACGGTGACCTCGACGGTGGACGAGGTCTTCGACAAGCGCGCCGGGGTGTGCCAGGACTTCGCGCACCTGACGATCGCCTGC
The DNA window shown above is from Marmoricola sp. OAE513 and carries:
- a CDS encoding transglutaminase family protein, with product MKFRVWHRTTYTYDEPVTDSLGVGHLTPRALPWQNVASPTVTIEPVPADLTHEVDYYGNSTTYFQVTQPHTELRVTASAEVESLTPFYDDHALAQPWEDAVPTRRRDAPEAWRAVDFALESSQVAHTERARAYAAQSLTPGRPVGEAVTDLVHRIHVDFAYEVGATTVTSTVDEVFDKRAGVCQDFAHLTIACLRTHGLAARYVSGYLATEPPPGRERIVGADASHAWVSVWVPGTENWLAVDPTNDQWVNDRYITAAWGRDYGDVPPLKGVIFSDATTSTLTVEVDVAPLP
- a CDS encoding circularly permuted type 2 ATP-grasp protein, with the protein product MTVLRDYAAALSQPTLTGAVLRYDEVVAPDGTLRPSWKGLADLAVRLTPGDLARLDNEIRQFLNNDGVTYARPGQVSDAWQLDPVPLVISAAEWAPLEVGLAQRAELLNAILVDLYGEQTLLREGVVPAEVVFGHSGFVRTMARTTGTDSRPLVIAAADLGRTQDGTWTVLSDRAQAPSGIGYALENRRVISQVLPELYREAGLHRVRPFLDAFRSALIQTADVDVVDPRIVVLSPGTHSETSYDQANVAASLGFPLVRGSDLVARQGRVYLRAYGGTMEQVDVILRRVDASWSDPLELRADSQLGVPGLSEAIRRGTVRIVNGLGAGVLENPGLLPYLPAASEALLGESLRLPTVATWWCGDADGLAHVVPRLGELAIRAIDRPGTDLAGPDADLDEVRRRVVAEPHRFVGQQRLTMSQAPSFGGASLEPQALTLRTFTLRSGSAYRPMVGGLASTQDVHRLRASSKDVWILKANPEEADAEVLTLASVQARPAVVPRALDDLYWFGRYRARAEDTLRLLLAAHSLNEDFKSRPSSTGGRASRVLLDALAGVPVDSTEVDQRLRTILLDTSRPSTVAQSFSALRDCAQSVRDQLSLDVWKAFGAFDRASWELVRHEHSYQVSESAGRMLNATLALHGVTSNMVRDEGWRMIRIGGWLERAMQVAQLLRLVIVRNGLDVDRMVLNQALLAADSAVTHRRRYRGYVRPRTVLDLLLFDDENPRSVEFALTELRRHLGALRASTGSTRPERLLEELIEECRTADLTSMVALDGETRPYLVKHLDQLSRQLVRLADSIASVHFETAPRMRPLGPMAPPGGPAVSTP